Genomic window (Spirosoma sp. KCTC 42546):
GTTATTTTTTAGGGCCTCTGGCCCGTGTTTCTTTATTAAAAACTCAGACTGAACATCAATTGATTTTCCTGCAATCGGGCCAGAGGCCCTTTGAATACAAGACACTCGGCAGAGCCAAGCGTCAACAAGACTCCGAGTTTGTTGGGGCCTTTACAAGTTGTTCAATCGCTGGGCGGCTTCTTCCAGAATGGCATCGTCTTTAGCGAAGCAGAAGCGCAGGATTTTATAATCGTTTTTCTGATTATAAAACACCGAAACCGGAATCGACGCAACACCAATTTCGTTGGTTAACCGGATGGCCAGGTCATAATCCGGCTCATCGGTAATGGCGGCATAGGAGACCGTCTGGAAAAAACTCCCTTCGGTTGGTTTGAACGTAAATCGGGAACCTTGCAGACCAGCCAGAAACAAGTCGCGCTTACGTTGGTAAAAATCTGGTAACTGACGATAGTGATCCGGCTCATTCAGGTAGTCGGCCAGTGCGTATTGTATTGGTGTAACGGTGCTGAATGTTAGATACTGGTGAATCTTCCGAAACTCAACACTCAACGCTTTCGGGACCAGACAGTAACCTATCTTCCAGCCCGTAATATGAAATGTCTTCCCAAACGACCCAATGATAAACGTGCGCTCCCGCAGCTCCGGGTGCGTCATCAGCGAATGGTGTAGCCGACCGTCAAACAGAATGTGCTCATACACTTCATCGCTCACGATCCAGATGTCGCGGTCACGAACGAGGTTTGCCAGTTGGGCCAGATCATCCGTTGTCCAGACATGGCCGGTAGGATTATGGGGCGTATTGACCAGAATCAGCCGGGTTTTATCCGTAATTTTTTCGCGTACCACCTGCCAGTCGATCCCATAATCGGG
Coding sequences:
- a CDS encoding methionine aminotransferase; the encoded protein is MTNHLSTLSSLASKLPNVGTTIFTVMSKLATETGAINLSQGFPGFDCSPKLVSLVEQYLRKGFNQYAPMTGVPALREALARKTTDQYGVSYDPETEITITSGATEAIFAAVTAVVRPGDEVLVFEPAYDSYVPAIDLNGGVPVYVTLTPPDYGIDWQVVREKITDKTRLILVNTPHNPTGHVWTTDDLAQLANLVRDRDIWIVSDEVYEHILFDGRLHHSLMTHPELRERTFIIGSFGKTFHITGWKIGYCLVPKALSVEFRKIHQYLTFSTVTPIQYALADYLNEPDHYRQLPDFYQRKRDLFLAGLQGSRFTFKPTEGSFFQTVSYAAITDEPDYDLAIRLTNEIGVASIPVSVFYNQKNDYKILRFCFAKDDAILEEAAQRLNNL